A region of the Dreissena polymorpha isolate Duluth1 chromosome 6, UMN_Dpol_1.0, whole genome shotgun sequence genome:
AGTTTAAATGCCTTGTCGTTAAGTGAATATTAAGTTTATACATGCTCTGACATAAGTAAACTTGGAATTATAGACTGATAAGCTCTACATTTCAGGTCCTCATTCACAACAACAACggtaatacattatttaaattattttaataaggcACTAATATTCTTTTTGTTCGATAATGGGTATTTTGATATTAAGATGTGTGTTCGCGTTGTTAAAGAGTCTTAGTTTATTAAAACTGCGTAAAATAGTGTAATTATATTTGCAATTGCAAACGATTACGATTAAGTATTAGTAAAACAAGGTTTATGTCTTTACCCAGTGCACGCAATTGGGATGAACAGCCAGATGTGGATATTTCAGACTGTATTAATGATGACCCGTTGTACAGTTGTGTGAGAAACAACTCGGCACTACGCCACGGTATAACTTTTGAGGAAGTCCATAATTGGCTGTATTCTTGTATTCCCATCATACGATTAGTTGTTAAGACGTTATAACATGTTTCATAATGCAATACTTCATATAATTAACGTACCTTTTATTTAGCCAAACGATACCTAATTTTATGGCGTGGGCTAATATCACCATGCATCGAATTACacgttttatattatttatataaaccaACACATGTTTGACGGTCGTTTTGTGATATATATGGCCATGAACAATATTTACACGTACGTTATTTGTATACATAACACATTTTGGATTAGCTTTGAGCATCCGTAgtgaacaaaacaacaacaacaattgtaACATTCAATGATTGTACGGTTTTAACAAGTTTCTTATTTTTCCAGATATTGATCCCAAAATGAACAGGTAATTGTAAAATTCAGATACCCGTTTATTATAAAGTCTCTGTTACTGAACAAACAGTATATAAAAaggctattactactactactactactactactattactactactactactactactactactactactactactactactactactactactactactactactactactactactactactactactactactactactactactactactactactactactactactactactgctactacttgtactactacgcCTActtgcactactactactactattactactactactactactactactactactactagtactactactactagtagtactactactcctgctactactactactactacttcttctactactactactactactactactactactactactactactactactactactactactaccactacatcagctgctactactactactactactactacaactgctactgctatttCTACTTTACTATtacttcgacgacgacgacgacgaaactactacgactacgacgacgacgacgacggcgacggcgacggcgacgacgacgacgacgacgacgacgacgacgacgacgacgacgacgacgacggcgacgacgacgacgacgacgacgacgacgacgacgacgacgacggcgacgacgacgacggcgacgacggcgacgacgacgacgacgacgaagacgacgacgaagacgacgacgacgacgacgacggcgacgacgacgaggacgacgacgacgacgacggccacgacgacgacgacgacgacgacgacgacgacgacgacgacgacgacgacgacgacgacgacgacgacgacgacgacgagacgactacgacgacgacgacgacgacgacgacgacgacgacgactactacgacgacggccacggcgacgacgacgactaccgcgacgacgacgacgacgactactactacgactactactactactacttctactactactactactactactactacttctactactactactactacttctactactactactactactactactactactactgctactactactactactactactactactacttcttctacttttactactacttacAAACAATTCATTACCCTATTATATAACCCTTTTATGTAATTGCGTAAATTTCatgtgaaaaaagtacaagtaATCCAAATCAAATACTCGAAGACCTCAGCAACGACAGATCATTGGATGATGACCCGTTGTACAGCTGCATCGAAGATCGTAAACCTGGTGCAGGTAAATCATAGATACATTAACTGCTTTGATATTGCTGTTAAGTAATTATTGATTTACATTTAAGGAATGcataaacacatatattttgtgttataagtgaacgaaataattaaataaaaacttatgtataattatgttttaaattcaTGCATGTGTCATGAATCTCAGTTCTATTAGGAACTATCTTTATAAATGTAATGTACGGTTTAAAAGACATGTTCAAATGTAACATAAATTTGACATTATTATCGCACAGTTGTAAAGGGATTTGGACATGGGTGTGCACGACTGTATTTGCTTGACAGCTCACATAATGTAAGTGctatatttttatatcacataagtTGTTAACGAGTGGTCAGTTTCTGCTACAAACACTTGATAATTTCAGAGGAGGGAGCATGTGGCTTTACTGCACATGGGTATGTTAAGCTGTACTCAACCAACATTTTAGTTTGACATAGAGTTAGcagtgtttgtttaaaagaatataAATTGTTGTTCGCTGCCTATAGTATGTCCATGTAGTTGTTATTGATTTTGATACAGTATGTGCAGTTGCTAATCTGTCTTAATAAGTGAACAAAAACACGTACACTTCACATGGTTTTAAATTGCGTCCACCTAGTCGTATTGATTTACTTTCTGTGGCAGAAAGGAACAATCACCATCTGATCCACTTTATACAGATGTGGAGAACGTTATTGTACATTATGCAACTGTTAAAAAAGATCCATCGCCTAACaacaaaaagtacaaatacaaccCGGTGTACGCTTTAACTGCATCGCCCCCGGACAATGATGATCTTCATGCAACAACAAGCAATCAACTGACTTCCGTTGATAATCTTACAAACATGCAAGAGAGCAAAGAAAATATCCATTACGGCTACAAAAGTGAAAGTGAGGACGATCCGCTTTACTCAAtagtaaacaaaaaacaaacaatgcaTCTAATTAGGACACACGTCATTCCGGGGTACTTAACGGTGAggaagaaatatataaatgccgAAACAACAACGTTTGCCGTCGATTGCGATTCAAACACAGTTGACCCATTGTATTCCGTAGTGGAAAAGAAGAAAATAAGAGGTAATATCGATAAAATATAACTATGCTTTCAGAATCATCATAAATAAGAAAACTATTGAACGCTTTAGATCTTTTCAtactatttgtttttaattgtttctcTAACTCTTCTGACCTGAACTAATCCAGTAATGGTGTACACAGACGtgttatttacaaatttcttatttATTCCTATAATTGTCTTAACAAATCGACGTGATATTGCAAGAACATTCTGTAAACGTACTTTGTCATCTTACCATGTAATGTGCGCGTAATTGTTAACAGCAATTGTTCTTTTTCAGGTATTGTGACCGATGACTGGAATCAGTAAGTGTGAATTTCGCTGTTCACTGTTAGCACGCATTCATATATAACACGATTCATTACAATACGATGCTTATACTCAATAATCGTAATTCTGCTTTATTTCGTCTATGTTCTTCTAGATGTTGGCACATTGTCCTTAACTAAAACAAGAACTTGATTCATTGAAGCTGACATTTTTTTTACTGATTTCATAACACATGTGCTTGGGCAAACATAACGATTGCCGTATACATGTCACGAATCATTAAATGGTTAACATATTTCTTTTGCAGAGCTGTGCCACCAGCACCAGCATGTTCCAGTTCAGTTGATCCACCATACAGCAAAGTCAACAAGAAGAACAAGAAAGGTATAGCTTAGACATCTAAGACTTGTTAATGCTTACTTCATACGTTATGACCTATTTTAAAAGGGGACATACACAGTAATATTTAGGAAATACTATTAATTAGGTGATGGATCGTTGTAAAATACACTAAACCAATGATCCCTTAATGAAAGCAgaagaaaataatattaaaatatggaTATAACGCATTTAAAAGACATTACATACCTACCTACTATCTACTGGATCAATGTACAGTAAATACACTTATATTACACACTGTCAGATGATTGTTTTCAAACGGAGCAATACATAGAATAAAACTCTTGTTACATGCTATTCATTTAACAACTAATTTTTGTTTGCAGGTAACAACACGAGTGATGAAAGGTAAGTATGTATTTTAATGATGATGGAAAATTGTTTGAACGCGCATACATTCAAATACGAGTAGATAAGAGTGCGATTTACACTATTGGTTTTGAATCATAATTCCTATTTGAATACACTTAAATACAACGTATGCAttaatcaattttttatttaagtgGATCCATAAAGAATACTTCGCCCGATGATAACCCTTATAGCAGTGTCAAGAAATGATCGAAGTTATGGAATATTTTCTgaaatgacatgttttgtttaacTCATAgtgtttcatttttgttttttattcctCATACAACAAGCTACTTGTAAAACCTAAAcagatttcatgaaatatacattaACTCTATTGACGTATAGACTACTTTTATTTTCACTGCTGACGGCACTAAACCAATCTGATTTTTAGAGGACAACTTTTGTGAAGACGACCATGACAACCGTGTTTTGAAAATTATTAGTGAGTATTGTTTCACAAATGCATTTAGATTACAGGCAAGACACCAACTAATGATTCAAAAGCCTTTTGTCAAAGTTTCTAGAAAATGTTGTATATATCGAACAGCATATTTGctttcagtttttttttctatcatGAAGAATTGCTATTATAATCGTTTCTATCAAAGCAAATGCACACACCGAACAACTTCGGGGATTAGTTAAGCTCACAAATACTCGTAATGATAAATTGTTAATATGGATGATGCATGAGTTATTGACAAAATGTTGAGTacaaatatattattgtatatttgttacacacaaacatccGTCAACATGTCATGTCAACCACTTACATGTGTACATACAAAAAGGGCCACTGGTCAGCGGTGTATTTTAGTGTTAACAATTTAAGTGTTGTGTTCTTTTAAATTAACCGAACTGATGGCGTTTTCTGTTCAGTAACTACAAATACTTACTTCATAATAATATGAATGTGTCAATATAATAAGCTAAACGTTAATCACATTTTAACAGAAACAACTCTTTGCCTGTGAAATTGTAACATAAATTGCAATGAATGAAAGTGTgaataaagaacattttaaaaattaataaaatacgtGTTGCTGTAATTTTtctactgaattatttaagtgTTTGGGGAATCTTGACATCACAAATTATGCAGACGATGGGAATGCATATCAGCGGTTTACAAAATGGAAAGACATTCTAATTATACATAcacttttttatttgataatcaACATTGAGTTAATACTGTCATTCGAAGCTCGGACCATTtagaaatattcaaatgtttatcGTATGATAAAAAATAGCTATCTAACTTATAATAATGAACGCGTGATGTGGCTTAATTTGTGAAATATAAATGTCAATTTCTGAAGTTCGATTACAGATACTTAACTTGACGGGgatacaaaacaatattaatgtaatGACTAAATCGTATCACAATGAAGGTCTTATAAAGAAATGCTTACGGAAACAATATTTCTTCCTTTTAAGTCACGACGTGTTATTGttaattgtgaaaacaataactGTTCGATAAAAACAGGATACAGCTGTTCCTCCCTGGATGTCCTTGAACACTTTTAACATGAACACTGTTCCACAGTTTATGATTTGATAAAGAtactatgataaaataaaaagtaaatattttggttttgctttatttttatgattgtttgttgttcTCGACAAAAACGAGATCTTTTAGTAAAACAGTTATGTAACAAGACTTTCGGCACATAAATCTTAATGTGTAATTATAAAGAGGTGTTAGAATATCTAATGATCCTATGATCTTGAAGCCTGATCTCTTTATCTGAAAAGCAGAATGGATCATCCTTCGTAAAGACACACaagtataattatgtatataatcCTGTGTGTTCTCTTGATAATATGCtgaaacagttttcatttttcaAGCCTATGGTATTAATGACCTTCATTTCAAATACACATTTTCCTTTTGTCCCAAGTAACCACTATACAATACTTGCATAATCGTAGGTaaaagcgttctttagatatAGCGAAAACAAATTGCCTGTTACATATCTCATGTGCACTTCGAaatgttgacctcaaaatcaataaaaaaaatagttttgccCTACCAAGTAAAAAACATACCAGTTAAGATGATCATAGGTCAAATTATTCTGTATTCATTGTGCAAATACAAACTATATGTGGAAATAACAAGTGACGTTAGTCTTTGACCTGATCATCAAAATCACCAGATGTCAGAGGTTTCTCGCAAAAAACTTATGTACTTATTTGCATGATCACTGGTCAACGCGTTCTCAATAAAATGAGCAAAATCCAAAAGTTAAATCTCATTTGACCTAGACCTATGACATATGGACCTCAGAATCAATAGACGAAATAAAGTTCTGCCAAGTAACCCGAATACCACAAAAAGATGATTATCGGTCAAATAGATATCGAGCGGAAAACGATTTCATGACTAGAGCTCATGTGACCTTGATCTTCGTTGGTAGGACTTCAAACTCAACGTTGCTTCCAAGTATTGATTAGACGAATATGTGTGAATATGTGTGATCATCTTACCTTGTATTTTTTACAGGTGTCCTCGAAATAAATAAGAGTATTTTCCTGATAACAAACGACCAAACTATTGTACATCAAAACTTTCTCAAAAATATCGTTCAGAAATGAAAAAAACTACTGTTAGTGCCATTTCCTTTTTGTGACATTCAACCTATTGACCATCGATTTTATTAATAACCATGAAAGCAAATTACCTAAACCTAGGTGAACCACGTAAACATACGTGTCTTACACTGTCTGAAAAGTACATACCTTGCACTTCTTACATAATGTCTTCAAGGATGACATTTTTGTTCGTTTACATATTGTTGTAAAATTATATGGCAGTACTTATTAGCagaaaaatatgtcaataaaaatacatatgttttggatataataaaacaaagaaaataatgaacTGTATAAGTAGTCTTTGCTTCAAAAGAAAcatagatatacatgtacatatatacacatatatacgcaCACAACAGTTACTGCTTATATTGTAATCAAACACTATCAGCTTGTCATGGAATATCTTTTCACACCGACTATAGGAATTATAAATCACATCTCTGTTAGATTTGCTTATTCCAACGTTAACAGAAATCCAACATTTTCTCCCTACGGCATATAGAGTATGGttttaaaacaatcaaagtatACACAACACGAAAAACATTGAATAATAAATCAGGGTTTGTAAATGTTCAACGAGTAGAGGGTCATTTATATGGTAAAATAAAGAGCCCTATAATAAGGGTTGCACGACCGTTGGTTTGCTATACACATTCAATTGTATAGGATCTACCAATGTTTATATACTCGCTTTATAATATAAAAGCGACATTAAAATGAGTATTAGTTATTGCTTTGAAGCATACGCCCATTATTTGGTCTCTTATAAATGTTGAAGTATCAAGTTGGTTTCATGTctatacaatttaattaaaagtcCGACACATGAAGCACGCAATATAATGAATATATCAATACTAattacaaatatgaaatatttggtGATGGTGtacttttgcaattttgcaaTTTTGCTACATCTGTAAACAATGTAAATCAAGGAAATAAAACCTACAACTTACAACGTCATTGAATGTTATATTGATTACAGAAACTGATTCTTTTTGTTTTAACCTAAATGAATGGTTCACATGATTTCACTATACATGAAAAGCGGTTAAGGTTTCGAAAAGTTAGCTTGTTCAAAAGTTTTATCAGTTATTGAAAATTGAACAACTCGCAATGTTGTAGTAAAcactttttttagaaaatgtgcAGCGAATTAGAAATAAAATTTCCGTTGAGAAAATTTTTTCAGAAAAAGAAAGTCTCGTATTTTCACTATAACTTTAGAGTCAATTATATCAATACATATTATGGCTTGATACCCCATATCGCTACGAAGAAAAAGACGTTTCAAGCCGCACACTGCCATGCTCGCCTAATTCCTCCAAAATAAAGACCGATACGTTTTGAAAATCCGTTTTAAAACCCAATAAACATGCTTTGTTTAGAGAACATTCATATATTCATACATTCATTTACATATATGGCTGGGGTATGAATTAATAACGTGGCATTGATTAAGCACTTATCATGTGAACATATGCTTGTATCTCTTTTAACATGTGTTCCTTTCAATGGAAGTTTTGATAGAAGTAGAAGGTTTTACCAGATTGCGTTCTAACCACATACTCAAAAGCAAACTCtcaaattaatcaaattaatcaaataTACCATATACACAGAAAACGGCTTCACAATTGTATGTGTTCGTATTTCCATAGATTCCATCTAAATGAACGGTACACATAATCTGTCAATGCTGAGCATGCAAGCTTTTATACCACTGCTTacactttgatttatattttcgCAAGGTGAGAATTTGTCAAATACATCGCTAACATAAACAACTGACAATATAACCAATCTAGTGTATTTCACATTTAATTATAAAGAAGGAAAAGCAATATAGGCAACGGAAATAGTATAAGGAATTAAAACATTTAAGCATATTAGCAAATAACTAAATTGTATCGAATCATAAATTCctgtgtgattttttttactgcCTTTAACATTACTGATAAATGTAGCAGTTTATTCTCAGGTACAATCCAGGTATATCTCTTTTTGTGGTAGAGATCACTTGAGTCAATTGTACGGTTAATCTTTTAAAATTGAGTTTTCTTTCTTTCTCGATTTAATGATTACCCGTTTTCAACACCTTACTGGTCGTGTTATGTATCTATTGATATCGTGAAGTAGGATGTGTAAATGTAATGCTTTGACATATTTGCATGTACACTTTTCACAAAAATGTTAGGCGCCGAAAATACCAATCATTACTTAATcattaaaacttaattattatgtGAACGGTCGTGTTTATTAGTTatcagtaaaacaaaaaaaaaacgcgtTTGGATACAGGATTTTAAGCGGTTGCtatgtttaaaaaattgtattcgtgcaaatgtgatattttttttataaagctgTTGCCATAAAAATAGAATTGAGTATAAACGTTTTTTTGGTCTTGAAAGTTAACTTGAAGTATTgaaggaataaaaaaaaatacactaaaGCACAAACCAATACTTTTGTATATAACTATGAACAACGTTTTACCAAACGATATCCCTGATTGACATTAACACAACCTCTAAAGAAATCCTCTACTAATGAAGACTGAGAATACCCATGCTCGATGTTAAGGcagaaataacaagaaatatccaGAAATATCCAGATACAAAAACAAAGCATTCTTCCGACAAAGATTTATGATGTATATTTGTAGTTCGTTGTTTAAATAAGTTATTTCTCATAGAAATACCATGTTGGTGGAAATGGTTTACACGTGAGTATACCATTGGATGACGAAAAAACTGTGAAAAACAAATTCAATACGAATTACTCTTACGCAAATAACATGCACACTCTtaccatttcaaaataaaacaatatcatcaTGGCAGTCGTCGCGTGTGTGTTGTAAAGATCAGTTTGCAGCTTGTTGAGGCAAATATGTAGACCAAATGCAGCATCGGTCTTTGCGATGTGTCAGTGTTAATGTCTTAttgtaatctttaaaaaaattgttaaaaacatgtttaagaaATATGGATAAACTCTTGTACCTCATACTGCTGTTACAGTTGTattttaagatatatatttaGATATAAAAGCATTACTGTGCAATGGAAGCTTTTTCAGTTTGTTTGACAATCGGTCGCGGCCATACTTAAAGGGCGTCTTTCTTTGTTCTTATGGCTGCATCGGTTTGATATGTACTATTTGAGGGTACAACATACAGCTGAACCTCGTGATCTCAACTTTGCTAAAGTCATACTTGCGATGACAAATATTCACGATTGCcaatgaaatagatataaaatattaatgttcATGTATGATATTGTGCTCAGTTCGAAGTTTATGACGAAATTTAATAAATCAACTTTATCGGCTAATTGCAATGATATCAGAACGTGatttttttaaaccatttaaCAGACTTTTATTGAAGCATAAAACACTTTATTGGATCTATGAATATCTTCCTTAAAAGATAAAGATCGGCATTGTCCCGAATGTACATATGTCCAATCATCTGTTTCTGTTTACAGTTTAAGGGAGATTCCTATCTTTGGTCTCCTATTATACCTCAATGATTGAGTACTTGTTTAAAAGCATTTGCGGAGTATTCGTTTAGCTGTTATTACGTACCGAACAATGGAGACAGATTCGATGACGCTTGTCGATTCATTAGGAAGCGTTTTATAATTGAAAATCCTCTTAAGATTTCGAAaccatattaaataaaatacataacatcGATATAGGTATGTTTCTTTGTTAAattctcaaaattaattaaaacatgaaCTTTTAGACCATATGTAACTAAATCTGTGTGGCCATATAAGTGAATTTTTGCTTGTGCAAAAAAACTGTCCGACATTCTAAAATGGTTTAGTGGTTGTTATTATTGATCAATATTTGCATAAAAAGcacaatacattttgtatatgGATGTTGTAGACCTAAAAGAAATTGTGTAAGTTAAGGATTGTGTCttttctttattatgttttttaaatcatttgtacCTGTAATGGTTTTGCTGCAGACAATATACTGAGGATAGTAAATAgctaattaaaatttattttaaaggaaGAAATGACAATAACTATGCTTTTAAAACGCGGTTTGCAACGAATTTTGTGTGACTATGACCTTAGCCATACCGACATTTGTTATGCATCTGTATTATTGCCAGATAACGATGAACACTTACATATGGACATTTTAAAATCTCTTGATGTATGGTAAAATCCTTAAAATTAAGGCCtatttaatcaaaataattatgtaacatttgACCTCAGTGACCCAAGAGACCTAAGTCCTATCTGTGACACACAGCCAGATAAAGGAGAACAATTGTACAACGTTATTACAGAAGCTCGAAATTCATAGCGAAGTTATGGTTAATGTATGAATAATTCATCAAGTTTATGATCTTTTACGTCAATATGTGACCTTGATGTTGCCTCAAAGTTATGAAACTTGCATGTAAATCATCCGCGGATAACCGAGAACAACTTGTGTATGTTTTATGGCTGTGGCTGATATTGTATTAGAGATAAACCTCGATACAGTTCGAAACTAGCTAAAAAGGTGTTTTTAAGTCGAAACAGTTAATAACAAAAAGTTGACATTGCAAATTGAAGTGCAAGATCCTGGTACACATATATACACTTATACGAATATTTAATGAAATCTGCCCAATGAAGTAAAAGGTTTGGCCCCAGACACAATGGTTTGCTTATTTTCATGTCAGATTAGGACCATAACCTCGATTGCGACGGTATTTGACGTTCACCATCAGTTGTATTTTGTCCATACAACTGGAAGAAATCGGAAATTTCGTGACGTGTATTTATACAAAATACTGACACAACACATCCCCTTAATTGGCTGAATATATTTAGAAATTTAACTTGATAAACGCATATATCGTTTATCGCATAACactattgtgttttatcaaatgACTGTTTTAATCATAAATATGTTCCAGTTTTAAGTTTTGTATCACAATAGCTTGGCGAAGTTTCCCCTGATGGCTTTTTTTAATACTAAACACTTAATGTAACATAGAGTTGCAACTGCAATGTGGCAAATAAGTGACAAACTCAGTATCAGATAACATAGGATTTATCAAGTTATTCGATTTATTTCCTGTGTGTCCGTTTTATTTATATCAGGCTGCGGGGTTGTAATGCGCGCATATTGCATCATAG
Encoded here:
- the LOC127833902 gene encoding uncharacterized protein LOC127833902, with the protein product MQESKENIHYGYKSESEDDPLYSIVNKKQTMHLIRTHVIPGYLTVRKKYINAETTTFAVDCDSNTVDPLYSVVEKKKIRGIVTDDWNQAVPPAPACSSSVDPPYSKVNKKNKKGNNTSDER